The following are encoded in a window of Stieleria sp. JC731 genomic DNA:
- a CDS encoding DUF4919 domain-containing protein — MKEEFLSLIRSPCRQTYLNARTVLLQSEQFDPYSDEINDIVDVMEDKQWDRAAKMISEASCNLLLSPRAHLLMAKVCEEQGDNERRQFEGMTAAAICEGILATGEGSQASPYLISRTMDEYDVLAFLEKELQSQSLVHEDRHIYDKITCTDGTELWFDITELYARANKFSSDN, encoded by the coding sequence ATGAAAGAAGAATTCTTATCGCTGATTCGATCGCCCTGTCGCCAAACGTATTTAAACGCCAGGACAGTGCTTTTGCAGTCTGAACAGTTCGATCCCTACTCTGATGAAATCAACGATATCGTTGATGTGATGGAAGATAAACAGTGGGATCGTGCTGCGAAGATGATATCCGAGGCTAGTTGTAATTTGCTTCTCAGCCCTCGCGCTCATTTGCTGATGGCAAAGGTTTGTGAAGAACAGGGTGACAATGAGCGTCGTCAATTTGAGGGGATGACAGCGGCGGCCATTTGCGAAGGTATCCTGGCGACCGGAGAAGGGTCGCAAGCGTCACCTTACTTGATCTCCCGAACGATGGACGAGTACGACGTACTTGCCTTCTTGGAAAAAGAGCTTCAGAGCCAGTCGTTGGTTCATGAAGATCGTCACATTTATGACAAGATCACGTGCACGGACGGCACAGAACTTTGGTTTGACATCACCGAACTCTATGCCCGAGCCAATAAGTTCTCCAGCGACAACTGA
- a CDS encoding BlaI/MecI/CopY family transcriptional regulator yields MVKPSKDVTAAELAILEKLWEHERATLKQLSKWLYGAETPSDIATVQKLISRLEAKGFVGRDRDCWPHQFCAIVDRDELISNRLQATADELCDGTMGTLLTHLVKSAKFNSRHRKRLRKLLDDLDSE; encoded by the coding sequence ATGGTGAAACCATCCAAAGATGTAACCGCGGCCGAGCTTGCCATCCTGGAAAAGCTTTGGGAACACGAACGGGCCACTTTGAAGCAGTTGTCAAAGTGGCTTTACGGTGCCGAAACCCCCTCCGACATCGCGACAGTCCAGAAGCTGATCTCGCGTCTTGAAGCGAAAGGGTTCGTCGGACGTGATCGTGATTGCTGGCCGCACCAATTCTGTGCGATCGTCGATCGCGATGAACTGATCAGCAATCGGCTTCAAGCGACCGCTGACGAATTGTGTGACGGTACCATGGGGACTCTGCTAACCCACCTGGTTAAGTCCGCAAAATTCAATTCCCGCCACCGCAAACGCCTTCGTAAACTTCTGGACGACCTGGACTCCGAATAA
- a CDS encoding glutamine amidotransferase, with translation MISIPIAETFVRWDSPLQRWEWIALFASALLVWMVLRVIWGASLVRERHGLMILRAIAIAIVLVILMGPSIIDQQPGETTRSRMIYLFDGSQSMQLGGESDRWQQAISFTRSAHDQAGPEQAADVQAFRFGHRLEPFVKSNPDQAANRKLPTWLATESSDSIRLVGTNNVDADSTLIEKPDASDSRLADALRQLLPQVRGKSSAGVVLLSDGRVRASESVEKLGEIFGQTGVPIHVVPIGEAGGSGDIAIVSLVVPARVRKFTENELQVFLRSFGFPGQQTTVRVLRKSTKTGGEYTEVNSLPITLTGGAQSASLTFRVDDRPEDLIVSVDPIEGELSTKNNRVETHVEIDRTKVRVLSIQADRPAPVSQSSFLGGLFGNLGSPNSDSTSIQSALQSDEDIECTVLLSIGGQTLRRLAANGSQQSGAGFPKTRAELFAYDCVILNEVAANVLDDEQQQWLAQWIDGRGGGLIVTGSGAMNQRAWKDTVLEPLLPVTLDSASPNYPLSAPVQITQPLHPIWRLRMEQMLNEQILQRLPNLSVAVGDLTAKPTATVLAKTADEGKPVMVSQRAGRGRIMVSSASLSGSPLDDLAQNWGDQPERVAAKFWRNLVYWATEESSTGRRRLVVSSNQRFYRPGQRLQVRATSYDEAARRTTNYRVWAMFEPESLDDMSLYSPVLWPDNVVRESGEVGPRIAWGEELPLRVNGEEDIYEMDLMLSESVAAADSGMRIELTAYEGEDTGMAFSHGTQVDSTSLAVQILSDPFEQQNPLPNHELMSRLASVSGGKVLERPEQLTQLLRDREEYHGPSKVDSSPAWNRTWLWFGLIGILTVEWIWRRTTGLA, from the coding sequence ATGATCTCGATACCGATTGCGGAAACGTTTGTTCGCTGGGATTCGCCGTTGCAACGCTGGGAATGGATCGCACTGTTCGCCAGCGCGCTATTAGTCTGGATGGTTCTACGCGTTATCTGGGGCGCGTCGTTGGTTCGTGAACGTCACGGACTGATGATCTTGCGTGCGATTGCGATCGCAATCGTCTTGGTCATCCTGATGGGCCCTTCGATCATTGATCAACAGCCAGGCGAAACAACTCGTTCACGCATGATCTACCTTTTCGATGGCTCGCAAAGCATGCAGCTCGGTGGGGAATCGGATCGATGGCAGCAAGCGATTTCCTTCACACGATCGGCACATGATCAGGCAGGACCGGAACAGGCAGCCGACGTGCAAGCGTTTCGATTCGGGCACCGCCTGGAACCTTTCGTCAAATCGAATCCGGATCAAGCGGCAAATCGCAAATTGCCCACGTGGCTGGCAACCGAATCTTCTGATTCGATTCGATTGGTCGGTACCAACAATGTTGATGCCGATTCGACCTTGATCGAAAAGCCGGATGCATCAGATTCTCGGCTTGCCGATGCATTGCGTCAGCTATTGCCACAAGTCCGAGGCAAATCGTCTGCGGGCGTCGTTTTGCTTTCCGACGGACGTGTCCGAGCATCAGAGTCGGTCGAAAAGCTTGGCGAAATCTTTGGGCAGACCGGTGTCCCGATCCATGTGGTCCCAATCGGTGAAGCTGGTGGTTCCGGTGATATCGCGATCGTTTCCCTTGTCGTCCCGGCACGAGTCCGCAAGTTCACAGAAAACGAACTTCAAGTCTTCCTTCGTAGCTTTGGATTTCCCGGCCAACAAACCACAGTTCGAGTTTTACGAAAGTCGACAAAGACCGGAGGCGAATACACCGAAGTCAATTCGCTTCCGATCACTTTAACCGGGGGCGCCCAATCAGCGTCGCTTACCTTTAGAGTCGATGATCGCCCTGAAGACTTAATCGTTTCGGTTGACCCTATCGAAGGCGAATTGAGCACCAAGAATAATCGTGTCGAAACACATGTCGAAATCGACAGAACCAAGGTGCGTGTGCTTAGCATCCAAGCAGACCGTCCGGCCCCTGTTTCTCAGTCCAGTTTTCTTGGCGGACTGTTTGGAAACCTAGGAAGCCCCAACAGCGATAGCACATCGATTCAATCGGCGCTGCAATCGGACGAAGACATCGAATGCACGGTCCTACTAAGCATCGGCGGACAAACACTGCGTCGTCTGGCGGCAAATGGATCACAGCAATCCGGGGCCGGCTTTCCAAAGACACGTGCCGAATTGTTCGCATACGACTGCGTGATCTTGAACGAAGTCGCTGCCAATGTGTTAGACGATGAACAACAACAGTGGTTAGCGCAGTGGATTGATGGTCGAGGCGGCGGACTGATCGTGACCGGGTCCGGAGCAATGAATCAGCGTGCTTGGAAGGACACCGTTTTGGAACCACTGCTTCCTGTAACGTTGGATTCGGCATCACCGAATTATCCACTTTCGGCGCCGGTGCAGATCACACAGCCACTGCACCCAATTTGGCGTTTGCGGATGGAGCAAATGCTGAATGAACAGATCCTTCAACGGCTTCCAAACCTTTCGGTTGCTGTCGGTGACCTAACCGCCAAGCCGACAGCAACGGTGTTGGCAAAAACCGCTGACGAGGGCAAACCGGTCATGGTTTCCCAGCGTGCCGGTCGAGGCCGGATCATGGTTTCGAGCGCTTCGCTCTCTGGATCACCGTTGGACGATTTGGCACAGAACTGGGGAGACCAACCCGAACGCGTGGCCGCAAAGTTCTGGCGTAACCTCGTCTACTGGGCGACCGAAGAATCGTCGACCGGGAGGCGGCGTTTAGTCGTCAGCAGTAACCAACGCTTCTATCGACCAGGTCAACGATTGCAGGTCCGCGCAACATCTTATGATGAGGCTGCGCGTCGAACGACGAACTATCGCGTTTGGGCAATGTTCGAACCCGAATCACTTGACGACATGTCGCTGTACTCTCCGGTGCTATGGCCTGACAATGTTGTCCGCGAAAGTGGCGAGGTGGGGCCCCGAATCGCTTGGGGTGAGGAATTACCCCTGAGGGTCAACGGCGAAGAAGATATCTACGAAATGGACCTGATGCTCAGCGAATCGGTTGCCGCTGCGGATAGCGGGATGAGAATTGAGTTGACAGCCTACGAAGGTGAAGACACCGGGATGGCATTCAGTCATGGAACCCAAGTCGACAGCACTTCGTTAGCAGTCCAAATCCTGAGCGATCCATTCGAGCAGCAGAATCCGTTGCCCAATCATGAGTTAATGTCTCGCTTGGCATCGGTCTCGGGCGGCAAGGTTCTGGAACGTCCGGAACAATTAACCCAGTTGCTTCGGGACCGCGAAGAATACCATGGCCCATCCAAGGTAGATTCATCACCGGCTTGGAACCGAACTTGGCTATGGTTCGGCTTAATTGGCATTTTGACGGTGGAATGGATCTGGCGACGAACGACAGGTTTGGCATGA
- a CDS encoding M56 family metallopeptidase: MLELVFGNLLLASLIAAIAICVGRGGRRAALAHALWVLVFVKLITPPIISLPVPIPFPSQTAGIANPSQSDIKIARSDSEPNATRVHESEIANKDSAGDHLNNESDIQLAANLPLGTDVISTAPTSIAEYLWEFGSRASNWIIGIWAIGFLVIACRSLLRLIRFRRLIAQCGRDDEDAADIVRQFSCGRLTSRWGTSPRVIRIDVHVSPMLFGFATRPMIVCPEDLWQAMSDDDRRAFLAHETAHYCRRDHWVRWLEWIVSSAYWWFPGIYFAQRQLERHEEACCDRRAVELLETKPRRYAEALLRVVDFISDHQIGLPGFASGMQPTATLEERLRLLMRQESNMPASRGLRLASGVVCSAMIVVHPQLYAMPLNERQNVSRRWTIASPSFEDAIETTAASNADPIVEEADLPPAPSGFWNLKPQRRWASFTLQTSGYHLRAISGRGISINGNRTRLTFSEDQLTAISEISSTGRVIIGDRQGKIRMWDLEAAMAVSLLGSHQSEVTSVCVGTDGGVFSSDSAGSVIRWEMQSGQMIGRWTSDGVPIQSIRLSDDGMFLAVVCGDWKMRGEIPTLHLLNTQTLSHQGQQTLPQDAALVQQDEQHRWCIVHWDGSITDLFSGSPLGAIDKVRVSALLLSQHAKFDVAEPTADN, from the coding sequence TTGCTGGAGTTAGTTTTCGGAAACTTACTTCTAGCATCGTTGATCGCCGCGATTGCAATTTGTGTCGGACGCGGTGGTAGACGTGCGGCGCTCGCACATGCGCTGTGGGTATTGGTGTTCGTCAAACTGATCACCCCACCCATCATTTCGTTGCCGGTCCCGATCCCATTTCCCAGCCAAACCGCCGGGATCGCGAACCCGTCGCAATCCGATATCAAAATCGCACGGTCGGATTCCGAACCAAACGCGACTCGTGTTCACGAATCGGAAATTGCGAATAAGGACAGCGCCGGAGATCATCTCAACAACGAAAGTGATATCCAACTTGCTGCCAACTTGCCGTTAGGAACGGATGTCATTTCCACGGCTCCCACCAGCATCGCCGAGTATCTCTGGGAGTTCGGAAGCCGCGCTAGCAACTGGATCATAGGCATTTGGGCGATCGGGTTTCTTGTTATCGCCTGCCGCAGTCTCCTTCGGCTGATCCGATTTCGCCGCCTGATCGCGCAATGTGGACGTGATGATGAAGACGCAGCGGACATCGTTCGGCAATTCTCGTGTGGTCGTTTGACATCACGCTGGGGCACATCGCCACGCGTCATCCGCATTGATGTCCATGTTTCGCCAATGCTGTTTGGCTTTGCGACACGTCCAATGATTGTGTGCCCAGAAGATCTGTGGCAAGCGATGTCCGACGACGATCGGCGTGCCTTTCTCGCTCACGAAACGGCCCACTATTGTCGACGCGACCACTGGGTCCGATGGCTCGAATGGATTGTCTCATCAGCCTACTGGTGGTTTCCAGGAATCTACTTTGCTCAGCGTCAATTGGAACGCCATGAAGAGGCCTGCTGCGATCGACGCGCCGTAGAGCTGTTGGAAACGAAGCCTCGCCGATATGCAGAAGCTTTACTGCGAGTCGTCGACTTCATCAGTGATCACCAGATCGGACTTCCCGGTTTTGCGTCTGGGATGCAACCGACAGCGACGCTAGAGGAGCGTCTGCGTTTGCTGATGCGACAAGAATCTAATATGCCTGCATCGCGAGGGCTACGCCTTGCCAGCGGCGTTGTCTGTTCGGCGATGATCGTTGTTCATCCGCAGCTTTACGCGATGCCTCTGAATGAACGTCAAAATGTTTCAAGGCGATGGACAATCGCTTCACCCTCGTTCGAAGACGCTATCGAAACAACGGCTGCATCGAATGCCGATCCGATAGTCGAGGAAGCCGATCTACCACCTGCACCCAGCGGGTTTTGGAACCTCAAACCTCAACGGCGTTGGGCGAGCTTTACCCTTCAGACATCCGGCTACCACTTGCGTGCGATTTCAGGACGCGGGATCTCGATCAATGGCAATCGAACGCGTCTTACATTTAGCGAAGACCAACTGACAGCGATCTCTGAAATCTCGTCCACCGGTCGTGTCATCATTGGTGACCGACAAGGCAAGATCCGAATGTGGGATCTCGAAGCCGCGATGGCAGTCTCCCTTCTGGGCAGCCACCAAAGTGAAGTCACCAGCGTTTGTGTCGGAACGGATGGAGGTGTCTTTTCATCCGATTCCGCTGGCTCTGTGATTCGCTGGGAAATGCAGTCTGGACAAATGATTGGGCGGTGGACTTCCGATGGTGTGCCCATCCAATCGATTCGCCTTTCAGATGATGGGATGTTTCTTGCCGTCGTTTGTGGCGATTGGAAAATGCGAGGCGAGATCCCAACGCTACATCTATTGAACACTCAAACGCTCTCGCACCAAGGCCAACAAACGTTACCACAAGACGCCGCCTTGGTTCAGCAAGACGAACAACATCGCTGGTGTATCGTTCACTGGGATGGATCCATCACAGATCTATTTAGCGGCTCTCCGTTGGGAGCCATCGACAAAGTTCGTGTCTCCGCATTGCTGTTGTCTCAACACGCAAAATTCGACGTCGCCGAACCTACCGCCGACAACTAA
- a CDS encoding DUF4175 family protein, with translation MNAPDVAYQVARQFAALRRRYLGVRVAALFGYTSAALLAFVIALSLVDYRWEIDADNRRTALLSGTLSIFAVMFWRLFAIVKESRQRSFAGRLERSFDDFGQRIRTVLDTVDGRVSGPMEMLRALGNQTLGRWDLAMPNRIIPTGLMYGGILVLMLTSGIMAGMFSLGGDIRLALLRVLGSETPYTMLESAPGDTKLLEGTPVEVSLQLVGRTDRDVLLRYRELALPGQSDDTNDIGSEPIEWIESKLLPDEPQPDGFASARRKQFSLALGNARVPIEYQFISAGQQTKIHRIDIQPLIEVQSLTIEVTPPEYTELPARVFDRPDLTVLEQSEVVVTILLNHPLSSPELLVGVKKPQLQKVELVPGEDRSVWSFTLPSTETIRWQFSGAGRDGTPMDPVFGKLSIRRDAAPTVRWNEPSDELQVHTLAEIPLSVQVSDDYGIVESGIAFQIGGDEEYVLLDWIAEEDEEDESVNVRTRLKLSEILPLETFQLTQRDYVAYYAYAIDNRPWGPHRTESDVRYIDIRPLRQFYQQLEPMPNDGQGNGLIVQLSEIIRRQRFMINRVRKLVRDGASLASQLGTIDRLVKNQSELADLTRFLAEFFISRGNDDVEALSQAESSMLQAADSLAAGTFDLAYAQQQDALRSLVEARQAVEQILRSNMTSQQRQQLRRLASQLRQKLRLDRPQTERQLVDSLRRIASDQRQLASMAAKMNGGQQFNQSMSGTQGGATPKDDSKPNGQGSIDSEEPEQTPESDETAESPEPTEDSQNEQETPGDNSEESAGENEVPPNEALYEQQVELMERLEAIRDELQERLESSELMSSRMDAAASQMDSLADQAQQDEPQKFAQGGQETGDLLEEMSVQLEALSASEPVARISSLRDLTVGMGIMEQSLADELSQTPGQSPASKEPPKDIEPAKRRIQSRVETLKEVISGQAEIGDIEMSEVNDRLQTFADENEFLDLLASSKEAVENIDKIEATESMSARDGGLERSRDYIDAARQLERLYQQLVTPRLARLRQMEGKASSLSEQLSGNGGASEQSPETQAELQELAEDLRGESLRELAELLENEGQGSGTSEEETEGQGGGSNEDDYDEQPKGGGGEQEKADDEEGNNNGNTNPDTGIRYLLDRRGGGGIALQNDVSSRLRTISKELRDRIQQVILLEIAVDRDTPIPSEYRRAVDGYFRTLSSDSADKDGMQSMTSSGKPLPQQGGTE, from the coding sequence ATGAACGCTCCAGATGTTGCCTATCAGGTCGCACGCCAGTTCGCTGCACTGCGTCGACGATACCTTGGCGTCCGTGTAGCCGCATTATTCGGATACACTTCCGCGGCTCTGCTGGCCTTCGTGATCGCACTTTCGCTGGTCGACTACCGCTGGGAGATCGACGCAGACAACCGAAGGACGGCCCTGCTATCGGGAACCCTATCCATATTCGCTGTGATGTTTTGGCGATTGTTCGCGATCGTCAAAGAATCACGACAACGTTCATTCGCCGGACGCTTGGAGCGATCGTTCGACGATTTCGGCCAACGGATCCGTACCGTTCTGGACACCGTCGATGGACGTGTATCCGGCCCAATGGAAATGCTGCGTGCCCTTGGAAATCAAACGCTCGGTCGCTGGGATCTGGCGATGCCCAATCGCATCATCCCGACGGGATTGATGTATGGAGGAATCCTGGTCCTGATGCTGACATCGGGAATCATGGCGGGAATGTTCAGCCTGGGCGGTGACATTCGATTGGCTCTGCTAAGAGTTCTCGGAAGCGAAACACCCTACACAATGCTTGAATCCGCCCCAGGTGACACCAAGCTTCTTGAGGGAACACCGGTTGAAGTTTCACTACAGCTAGTCGGCCGGACCGATCGCGATGTGCTGCTCCGCTATCGTGAACTTGCCCTTCCCGGTCAATCGGACGATACCAATGACATTGGCTCCGAACCGATTGAGTGGATCGAATCAAAGCTATTGCCGGATGAGCCACAGCCGGACGGCTTTGCTTCCGCCCGCAGAAAACAATTCAGCTTGGCTCTTGGCAATGCACGCGTGCCAATTGAGTATCAGTTCATTTCTGCCGGTCAACAGACAAAGATTCACCGGATCGATATCCAACCACTGATCGAAGTTCAGTCGCTAACGATCGAAGTCACGCCCCCGGAATACACCGAACTTCCCGCACGCGTGTTTGATCGACCTGATTTGACTGTCTTGGAACAATCCGAAGTGGTTGTCACCATACTGCTAAACCACCCGCTATCTTCACCCGAATTGCTAGTCGGTGTGAAAAAGCCACAGCTTCAAAAGGTCGAACTGGTTCCCGGTGAAGACCGTTCGGTGTGGTCGTTCACGTTGCCATCGACAGAAACGATCCGCTGGCAGTTTTCAGGGGCCGGTAGAGACGGAACACCGATGGATCCTGTCTTCGGCAAACTCAGCATTCGACGCGATGCGGCTCCCACCGTTCGCTGGAATGAACCTTCGGACGAACTTCAAGTTCACACATTGGCCGAAATCCCACTTTCGGTCCAAGTGTCTGACGACTACGGGATCGTCGAATCGGGAATCGCATTTCAAATCGGTGGTGACGAAGAATACGTTCTACTCGACTGGATTGCAGAGGAAGATGAAGAGGATGAATCCGTCAACGTCAGGACTCGGCTAAAGCTAAGCGAAATCCTACCGCTGGAAACATTCCAACTGACGCAGCGAGACTATGTCGCCTACTACGCCTACGCTATCGACAACCGTCCGTGGGGACCACATCGGACAGAATCGGATGTGAGATACATCGACATCCGTCCTTTGCGACAGTTTTACCAACAGCTCGAACCGATGCCCAACGATGGGCAAGGCAATGGCCTCATTGTCCAATTGAGCGAGATCATTCGACGACAACGGTTCATGATCAACCGAGTCCGAAAACTAGTCCGTGACGGTGCCAGCCTCGCCAGCCAACTGGGAACGATTGATCGCCTAGTCAAAAACCAAAGTGAACTCGCCGACCTAACTCGATTCCTTGCCGAGTTCTTCATTTCCAGAGGCAACGATGATGTCGAAGCTTTAAGCCAAGCAGAATCGTCAATGTTGCAAGCGGCTGACTCGTTAGCGGCTGGCACATTCGATCTCGCCTATGCCCAACAACAGGATGCCTTGCGATCTCTCGTCGAAGCACGTCAGGCGGTCGAGCAAATCCTGCGCAGCAACATGACGTCCCAGCAGCGACAGCAGCTTCGACGTCTGGCAAGCCAATTGCGTCAAAAGCTCCGACTCGATCGTCCCCAAACCGAACGACAACTTGTCGATTCGCTCCGACGTATCGCCTCTGACCAGCGGCAACTGGCAAGTATGGCGGCGAAGATGAATGGTGGACAGCAATTCAACCAATCCATGTCAGGCACGCAAGGCGGAGCAACACCGAAGGACGATTCCAAACCTAACGGTCAGGGTTCCATCGACAGCGAAGAGCCAGAACAGACGCCTGAATCAGACGAAACGGCCGAATCCCCTGAACCGACGGAAGATTCGCAAAACGAGCAAGAAACCCCAGGTGACAATTCGGAGGAATCAGCCGGCGAAAACGAGGTTCCGCCGAACGAAGCTCTCTACGAACAGCAAGTCGAATTGATGGAGCGGCTCGAAGCGATACGTGACGAATTGCAAGAACGTTTGGAATCATCGGAACTGATGTCAAGTCGAATGGATGCGGCAGCCTCACAAATGGATTCTCTTGCTGACCAAGCACAGCAAGATGAGCCTCAGAAATTTGCCCAAGGGGGACAGGAAACTGGCGACCTGCTGGAGGAAATGAGTGTTCAACTGGAAGCCTTGTCGGCATCCGAACCGGTCGCACGAATCTCTTCACTCCGTGACTTGACCGTCGGAATGGGCATTATGGAACAGTCGCTCGCTGACGAACTGTCACAAACACCGGGGCAATCACCTGCATCGAAAGAACCCCCGAAGGATATCGAACCGGCTAAACGCCGTATCCAGTCTCGAGTCGAAACATTGAAGGAAGTGATTTCAGGCCAAGCAGAAATTGGCGACATCGAGATGAGCGAGGTTAACGATCGCCTGCAAACCTTTGCCGACGAAAACGAGTTTCTGGACTTGCTTGCTTCATCGAAAGAAGCCGTCGAAAACATTGATAAAATCGAAGCGACCGAATCGATGTCGGCTCGGGACGGAGGACTGGAACGCTCTCGTGATTACATCGATGCCGCTCGACAGCTCGAACGCCTTTACCAACAGCTCGTCACACCTCGCCTCGCACGCTTGCGTCAAATGGAAGGCAAAGCGTCGTCGCTTTCGGAACAACTTTCTGGAAACGGAGGTGCGTCCGAACAGTCACCCGAAACCCAAGCCGAACTACAGGAGCTAGCCGAAGACCTACGTGGTGAAAGTCTTCGCGAGCTGGCCGAGTTGCTTGAAAATGAAGGGCAGGGAAGCGGAACAAGCGAGGAAGAAACCGAAGGGCAGGGCGGCGGTTCAAACGAAGACGACTACGACGAGCAACCAAAAGGCGGCGGTGGCGAACAGGAGAAGGCAGACGACGAAGAGGGCAATAACAACGGGAACACGAATCCCGACACGGGCATTCGGTATCTGCTGGACCGTCGTGGGGGCGGAGGAATCGCTTTGCAAAATGATGTCTCTAGCCGACTGCGGACGATTTCAAAAGAACTGCGTGATCGTATCCAACAAGTCATCTTGCTAGAGATCGCTGTCGATCGCGACACACCAATCCCTTCGGAGTATCGACGTGCGGTCGATGGGTACTTCCGAACCCTGTCGTCCGACAGTGCCGACAAAGACGGCATGCAATCCATGACGTCATCCGGCAAGCCGCTGCCGCAACAAGGAGGCACCGAATGA